Proteins from a single region of Streptomyces griseiscabiei:
- a CDS encoding RNA-binding S4 domain-containing protein, whose protein sequence is MASEGTEERMTGTDRTDGAVRTDGPAGTDRDSDGSAAAAARAARPAGGESVRVDSWIWSVRLVKTRSTGATACRGGHVRVNGERVKPAYALRVGDEVRLRQAGGHERIVVVKRLISKRVGAPVAAECYVDNSPPPPPREAVAPAGIRDRGTGRPTKRDRRDLERLRGLAESANADRHRRPT, encoded by the coding sequence ATGGCTTCTGAAGGTACGGAGGAGCGGATGACCGGTACGGACCGTACGGACGGTGCGGTCCGTACCGACGGTCCGGCCGGCACGGACCGGGACTCCGACGGGTCCGCGGCGGCGGCCGCGAGGGCGGCCCGCCCGGCGGGCGGCGAAAGCGTGCGCGTCGACAGCTGGATCTGGTCCGTCCGCCTGGTCAAGACCCGCTCGACGGGCGCCACCGCCTGCCGGGGTGGCCACGTCCGCGTCAACGGCGAACGCGTCAAGCCCGCGTACGCGCTGCGCGTCGGCGACGAGGTACGGCTGCGGCAGGCCGGTGGCCACGAGCGGATCGTCGTCGTCAAGCGGCTGATCAGCAAGCGGGTCGGCGCACCCGTCGCCGCCGAGTGCTATGTCGACAACTCCCCGCCGCCTCCGCCCCGCGAGGCCGTCGCCCCCGCGGGCATCCGCGACCGCGGCACCGGCCGCCCCACCAAACGCGACCGCCGCGATCTCGAACGCCTCCGCGGCCTGGCCGAATCCGCGAACGCGGACCGCCACCGCCGCCCCACCTAG
- a CDS encoding glucose 1-dehydrogenase: MGRLSERVAIVTGGVGGIGAAVARALAAEGADVVVADIRDAEGAKLAAELGGRARYVNLDVSGEEAWQRAVAEVEAALGPVSVLVNNAGVADWGSMEEQSLASFRRVLDVNLQGPWLGMRAVAPSLRRAGGGVIVNISSLAGLTSYAGIGSYAASKWGLRGLTKTAALELAPDGVRVCSVHPGAIRTPMTAGFGDAHTSGQPIPRFGEPEEVARMVLFIVADATFSTGSEFVLDGGILAGQPSVVVSDD; the protein is encoded by the coding sequence ATGGGACGTCTGAGCGAGCGGGTGGCGATCGTCACCGGTGGGGTCGGAGGGATCGGCGCCGCGGTGGCACGGGCCCTAGCGGCCGAGGGGGCCGACGTGGTGGTCGCCGACATCCGCGACGCCGAGGGGGCGAAGCTGGCGGCGGAACTCGGCGGCCGGGCGCGCTATGTGAACCTGGACGTCAGCGGCGAGGAGGCCTGGCAGCGGGCGGTGGCCGAGGTGGAGGCGGCTCTGGGTCCGGTCTCGGTGCTGGTGAACAACGCGGGGGTCGCCGACTGGGGCTCCATGGAGGAGCAGTCCCTCGCCTCGTTCCGCCGGGTCCTCGACGTCAACCTCCAGGGCCCGTGGCTGGGCATGCGCGCGGTGGCGCCCTCGCTGCGCCGGGCCGGCGGCGGGGTGATCGTGAACATCTCCTCCCTCGCCGGGCTGACCTCCTACGCCGGGATCGGCTCGTACGCGGCGAGCAAGTGGGGGCTGCGCGGTCTGACGAAGACGGCGGCGCTGGAACTGGCCCCCGACGGCGTCCGCGTCTGCTCCGTCCATCCCGGCGCCATCCGCACCCCGATGACAGCCGGCTTCGGTGACGCCCACACCTCGGGGCAGCCCATTCCGCGCTTCGGCGAGCCCGAGGAGGTCGCCCGCATGGTGCTCTTCATCGTTGCCGACGCCACGTTTTCCACAGGCTCCGAATTCGTCCTGGACGGAGGCATTCTCGCAGGTCAGCCGAGTGTTGTGGTCTCGGACGACTGA
- a CDS encoding RidA family protein: MIQRTTVPSLFSPPVYAHASVVEAGAKLAFLAGSVPLDADGKLVGEGDPVRQAEQVLANLGEQLRAVGSDFAHVAYTDVYVVSGEPAVLSAVWEVVEASGLSIGPHSSTLLGVACLGYTGQLVEITATAVVPEAS; the protein is encoded by the coding sequence ATGATCCAGCGCACCACCGTCCCCAGCCTCTTCTCGCCGCCCGTCTACGCGCACGCGTCCGTCGTCGAGGCCGGGGCGAAGCTCGCCTTTCTCGCCGGTTCCGTCCCGCTGGACGCGGACGGGAAGCTGGTCGGGGAGGGGGATCCGGTGCGTCAGGCCGAACAGGTGCTGGCCAACCTCGGGGAGCAACTGCGGGCGGTGGGCAGCGACTTCGCGCATGTCGCGTACACCGATGTGTACGTCGTGAGCGGTGAGCCCGCGGTCCTCTCCGCGGTCTGGGAGGTCGTCGAGGCGTCCGGTCTCAGCATCGGCCCCCACTCCTCGACCCTGCTCGGCGTGGCCTGCCTCGGCTACACGGGCCAGCTGGTCGAGATCACCGCGACGGCGGTGGTCCCGGAGGCCTCGTAG
- a CDS encoding NCS1 family nucleobase:cation symporter-1, translating to MSLADRAEVTGTPTFVPDPRLTNEDLAPAKKRNWKVFDLFALWMSDVHNLGNYTFAAGLLVLGMNVWQVFTSLLVGFVIIYIGMNWMGKIGQRHGVPFPVVSRISFGVWGANIPAIIRAVIAIMWYGIQTYLASVAVNIMLLAAWPGLESWTHNSFLGLHQLGWCSFVALWLIQAMIISQGMESVRKFQDFCGPAIWIVMIALAVWIFAKAGWSISLTTTPNPVSTGEQWRQWFGAIGLVLATYGTLMLNFCDFSRFAPDYRTVKRGNFWGLPINSTAFVVVSVIVTAGSLEVFGEAITDPAELVAKVGNTWVLVLGALTFAIATMGVNIVANFVSPAYDLANVWPQKITFKVGGMISTVAALVVTPWNLFSNPTVVQYFLGGLGAFLGPLFGVIMLDYFWVKRGRIDVDELFNAEPGSRYYYRKGVNPKALWAFLPAAAVSAVLALVGTFHAVAPYSWFIGTALAAGLYAVLCRDERAAGTASFEAVSSDSAAVEG from the coding sequence GTGTCCCTCGCCGACCGTGCCGAAGTCACCGGCACACCGACGTTCGTCCCCGATCCCCGGCTCACCAACGAAGACCTCGCGCCCGCCAAGAAGCGGAACTGGAAGGTCTTCGACCTCTTCGCGCTGTGGATGTCCGACGTCCACAACCTCGGCAACTACACGTTCGCCGCGGGCCTGCTCGTCCTCGGTATGAACGTCTGGCAGGTCTTCACCTCGCTGCTGGTCGGCTTCGTGATCATCTACATCGGGATGAACTGGATGGGGAAGATCGGGCAGCGCCACGGCGTGCCCTTCCCCGTGGTCAGCCGCATCAGCTTCGGTGTCTGGGGCGCCAACATCCCGGCCATCATCCGGGCCGTGATCGCCATCATGTGGTACGGCATCCAGACCTATCTCGCCTCCGTCGCGGTCAACATCATGCTGCTGGCCGCCTGGCCGGGCCTGGAGTCCTGGACCCACAACTCCTTCCTCGGCCTGCACCAGCTCGGCTGGTGCAGCTTCGTCGCCCTCTGGCTCATCCAGGCGATGATCATCAGCCAGGGCATGGAGTCGGTCCGTAAGTTCCAGGACTTCTGCGGTCCCGCGATCTGGATCGTCATGATCGCGCTGGCCGTCTGGATCTTCGCCAAGGCGGGCTGGAGCATCTCCCTCACCACGACCCCGAACCCGGTCTCCACCGGTGAGCAGTGGCGGCAGTGGTTCGGCGCGATCGGGCTGGTCCTCGCCACCTACGGCACCCTGATGCTCAACTTCTGCGACTTCTCCCGCTTCGCCCCCGACTACCGGACGGTCAAGCGCGGCAACTTCTGGGGCCTGCCGATCAACTCGACCGCCTTCGTGGTCGTGTCGGTGATCGTCACGGCCGGCTCCCTGGAGGTGTTCGGCGAGGCCATCACCGACCCGGCGGAACTCGTCGCCAAGGTCGGCAACACCTGGGTGCTCGTCCTCGGCGCCCTGACCTTCGCCATCGCCACCATGGGCGTCAACATCGTCGCCAACTTCGTCTCCCCGGCGTACGACCTGGCCAACGTCTGGCCGCAGAAGATCACCTTCAAGGTCGGCGGCATGATCAGCACGGTCGCGGCGCTGGTCGTCACCCCGTGGAACCTCTTCTCCAACCCCACCGTCGTGCAGTACTTCCTCGGCGGCCTGGGCGCCTTCCTCGGCCCGCTGTTCGGTGTGATCATGCTCGACTACTTCTGGGTCAAGCGCGGCCGGATCGACGTCGACGAACTCTTCAACGCCGAGCCCGGCTCCCGCTACTACTACCGCAAGGGAGTCAACCCCAAGGCCCTGTGGGCGTTCCTGCCGGCCGCCGCGGTCTCGGCGGTCCTCGCCCTGGTGGGGACCTTCCACGCGGTCGCTCCGTACTCCTGGTTCATCGGCACGGCGCTCGCCGCGGGTCTGTACGCGGTGCTGTGCCGGGACGAGCGGGCCGCCGGGACGGCCTCCTTTGAGGCGGTCTCCTCCGATTCGGCAGCCGTGGAGGGCTGA
- a CDS encoding DoxX family protein: protein MTETTAPVTPAAPKGIARGKGARISLRALQIVLALFYGFASALPKLIAHPSAVESFDTLGWGSAGMYTIGALELAGAVGLLIPVLAPVAAVSLSALMVGAFITQITAFDGEYAATPLILIVPLALIAWVRRHDAAGLAKFVRREA from the coding sequence ATGACCGAGACCACCGCTCCCGTCACCCCCGCCGCCCCGAAGGGCATCGCGCGCGGCAAGGGCGCCCGGATCTCGCTGCGCGCGCTGCAGATCGTGCTCGCGCTGTTCTACGGGTTCGCGAGCGCGCTGCCCAAGCTGATCGCGCACCCGTCGGCCGTCGAGTCCTTCGACACGCTCGGCTGGGGAAGCGCGGGGATGTACACCATCGGCGCGCTCGAACTGGCGGGTGCCGTCGGGCTGTTGATCCCCGTGCTGGCCCCGGTCGCGGCGGTGTCGCTGAGCGCGCTGATGGTGGGGGCGTTCATCACCCAGATCACCGCGTTCGACGGGGAGTACGCGGCGACACCGCTGATCCTGATCGTTCCGCTCGCCCTCATCGCCTGGGTGCGCCGCCACGACGCGGCCGGGTTGGCGAAGTTCGTACGACGGGAGGCGTGA
- a CDS encoding class I SAM-dependent methyltransferase, with product MRKGYEGTGPGAITPDGCAVELYSRLPVGDEPELIAGAAPAGARILELGSGVGRMTHPLIERGFTVTAVDESAQMLERVRGARTVCAPIEGLDLGETFDVVLLASFLVHTGDPEVRRAMLATCLRHVADDGFVLIQREGEDYHANIPRERVDPRGFTIRIVSSEPVGDGVHSVLAEYFFPDGEWTQTFRARPLTREQFEEALGEAGLRVDRYLTEDRIWVKAVPAA from the coding sequence ATGCGTAAGGGATACGAGGGGACCGGACCCGGCGCGATCACCCCGGACGGCTGCGCGGTCGAGCTGTACTCACGACTGCCGGTGGGCGACGAGCCGGAGCTGATCGCGGGCGCCGCGCCCGCGGGTGCGCGCATCCTCGAACTGGGCAGCGGGGTGGGCCGGATGACCCACCCCCTGATCGAGCGGGGGTTCACCGTCACGGCCGTCGACGAGTCGGCGCAGATGCTGGAGCGGGTCCGCGGGGCCCGCACGGTCTGCGCGCCGATCGAGGGACTCGACCTGGGCGAGACGTTCGACGTGGTGCTGCTCGCGTCGTTCCTCGTCCACACGGGGGATCCCGAGGTGCGGCGCGCCATGCTCGCGACCTGTCTGCGGCATGTGGCGGACGACGGCTTCGTGCTGATCCAGCGCGAGGGGGAGGACTACCACGCGAACATCCCCCGGGAGCGGGTCGACCCCCGGGGCTTCACCATCCGCATAGTGTCGAGCGAACCGGTCGGGGACGGGGTCCACTCGGTGCTCGCGGAGTACTTCTTCCCCGACGGGGAGTGGACCCAGACCTTCCGGGCGCGGCCCCTGACCAGAGAACAGTTCGAGGAGGCGCTGGGGGAGGCGGGGCTGAGGGTGGACCGGTATCTGACGGAGGACCGGATCTGGGTGAAGGCGGTGCCGGCGGCATGA
- a CDS encoding tetratricopeptide repeat protein → MPETSGSTGRTPETHVIDFRAAEQLLAARDPRGAVKLLDRVIAEHPENTAARLLRARAFFAAAQLRPAELEFTIVLEREPDNAFAHFALARTYQRQARDDQAKRHFRLAAALDPNPEYLEAARFDS, encoded by the coding sequence GTGCCCGAGACCAGCGGTTCCACCGGACGTACCCCGGAGACGCATGTCATCGACTTCCGCGCCGCCGAGCAACTGCTCGCCGCGCGCGACCCGCGGGGTGCGGTCAAGCTGCTCGACCGAGTCATAGCCGAGCACCCCGAGAACACGGCGGCCCGCCTGCTGCGTGCCCGCGCCTTCTTCGCCGCGGCCCAACTGCGCCCGGCCGAGCTGGAGTTCACGATCGTCCTGGAGCGCGAGCCGGACAACGCGTTCGCGCACTTCGCCCTCGCCCGCACCTACCAGCGCCAGGCCCGCGACGACCAGGCCAAACGCCACTTCCGGCTCGCGGCGGCCCTGGACCCGAACCCGGAGTACCTGGAAGCGGCGCGGTTCGATTCCTGA
- a CDS encoding GNAT family N-acetyltransferase yields the protein MRSGNDQARRVHGRLSCGALLRPAAGSAEDRRFARWDLASLSEGALGECVDPDSLTPARERELRIRLGSHGRAQRNDDEYRRRYWIREPGGGEEDGGYGRRTPPGVVGTVAVDTWPIGAGALLVTSLYVHPVARRRGLATAVLDTVYEACRAEGLHGFRLDAHWTWQRSVRHYLNRGLWVTSWKHALGFARLSYLPRYEVRAAGDEGELTFWAAVGGEALVPMLVAGDAGGRLRLRETEESARLTEDRDAVRLRFYARSTLALHLAVRGHPLVRGEQEWAAAERWCDLGEPEGLAYRIGVFERAAREDGWRVDSPYGAARNSGAVAAAGPHDRHIVLHRYREQS from the coding sequence ATGCGATCAGGAAACGATCAAGCCCGGCGGGTGCACGGACGCCTGTCGTGCGGTGCCCTTCTGCGCCCTGCCGCGGGCTCCGCCGAGGACCGCCGGTTCGCGCGCTGGGACCTCGCCTCGCTCTCCGAGGGCGCCCTCGGGGAGTGCGTCGACCCCGACTCGCTCACGCCCGCGCGCGAACGGGAGTTACGGATCCGGCTCGGCTCCCACGGGCGGGCGCAGCGGAACGACGACGAGTACCGGAGGCGGTATTGGATCAGGGAACCGGGAGGTGGCGAGGAGGACGGCGGGTACGGCCGGCGCACCCCGCCGGGCGTCGTCGGTACGGTCGCGGTGGACACCTGGCCCATCGGCGCGGGCGCGCTGCTCGTCACATCGCTCTACGTCCACCCGGTGGCCCGGCGGCGCGGGCTCGCCACCGCCGTGCTGGACACGGTGTACGAGGCGTGCCGCGCGGAAGGCCTGCACGGGTTCCGTCTCGACGCCCACTGGACGTGGCAGCGGTCCGTGCGCCACTACCTCAACCGCGGTCTGTGGGTCACCTCCTGGAAGCACGCCCTCGGCTTCGCCCGTCTCTCGTACCTGCCCCGGTACGAGGTCCGGGCGGCCGGGGACGAGGGGGAGCTGACCTTCTGGGCGGCGGTCGGGGGCGAGGCGCTCGTCCCGATGCTCGTCGCGGGCGACGCGGGCGGTCGGCTACGGCTGCGGGAGACGGAGGAGAGCGCGCGGCTGACGGAGGACCGGGACGCGGTACGGCTGAGGTTCTACGCCCGGTCGACGCTGGCACTGCATCTGGCGGTGCGGGGGCACCCGTTGGTGCGAGGGGAGCAGGAGTGGGCGGCGGCGGAGCGGTGGTGCGACCTCGGGGAGCCGGAGGGGCTGGCCTACCGGATCGGTGTGTTCGAGCGGGCGGCACGGGAGGACGGATGGCGGGTGGACAGTCCGTACGGCGCGGCCCGGAATTCGGGTGCGGTCGCGGCGGCGGGTCCGCATGATCGACACATCGTCCTCCACCGGTACCGGGAGCAGTCATGA
- a CDS encoding GntR family transcriptional regulator yields the protein MSSMAPEGAKIEPLGAVRERVLGTLRQDIIAGRLRPGDRLVERELADRFGVSRVPVREAIRALVAEGFVHFETPRRTVVRRLTPADVAELFELREALEVYAAGLAASRATPEALAELSALLDRAAEATRAGDAETITDINTRFHDRVLAMAGNNLLISVMEPVDGRLRWLTRQNTEWPQLLTEHRELYAAIASGDPDLARTHALTHVRTNYRSTVRHLFGEDGERSTEDGRGGP from the coding sequence ATGAGCTCCATGGCTCCGGAAGGAGCGAAGATCGAACCCCTCGGCGCGGTGCGCGAACGCGTGCTGGGCACGTTGCGGCAGGACATCATCGCGGGGCGCCTGCGCCCGGGCGACCGCCTCGTCGAACGCGAGCTGGCCGACCGCTTCGGCGTCTCCCGGGTGCCGGTCCGCGAGGCGATCCGCGCCCTGGTGGCCGAGGGCTTCGTCCACTTCGAGACCCCGCGCCGCACGGTCGTCCGCCGTCTCACCCCGGCGGACGTCGCGGAACTCTTCGAACTGCGCGAGGCACTGGAGGTCTACGCCGCCGGGCTGGCCGCCTCCCGTGCCACCCCGGAGGCTCTCGCGGAGCTGTCGGCCCTGCTCGACCGGGCGGCGGAGGCGACCCGCGCCGGGGACGCCGAGACGATCACCGACATCAACACCCGCTTCCACGACCGTGTCCTCGCCATGGCGGGCAACAACCTGCTGATCTCCGTCATGGAGCCGGTCGACGGCCGGCTGCGCTGGCTGACCCGCCAGAACACCGAGTGGCCCCAGCTCCTCACCGAACACCGCGAGCTGTACGCCGCCATCGCCTCCGGCGACCCCGACCTCGCCCGCACCCACGCCCTCACCCACGTCCGCACCAACTACCGGTCGACGGTGCGGCACCTGTTCGGCGAGGACGGCGAGCGGAGTACGGAGGACGGGCGCGGCGGGCCGTGA
- a CDS encoding DUF6343 family protein, which yields MRTGSEPTTARSPLRMRLWLSVWGLIWAIAGTAAFALVGRPGWAVACGVLWLIVTVDLVMVLRHIRQGPHYQPGRDIPPYQPPRHRLP from the coding sequence ATGCGTACCGGCAGTGAACCGACGACAGCACGCAGTCCGCTGCGGATGCGGCTCTGGCTGAGCGTATGGGGGCTGATCTGGGCGATCGCGGGCACGGCGGCCTTCGCTCTCGTCGGCCGCCCGGGCTGGGCCGTGGCGTGCGGAGTGCTGTGGCTGATCGTCACCGTCGACCTGGTCATGGTCCTGCGCCACATCCGCCAGGGCCCCCACTACCAGCCGGGCCGGGACATCCCGCCGTACCAGCCGCCGAGGCACCGCCTGCCGTAG
- a CDS encoding acyltransferase domain-containing protein: MLLEAVRADERLADWLKGLEEKESAPGTGRTGPTDRAGTPGAEARPADLPGLPDADELLDALVDLAVPYEDINELIALRGTLMADEGAAWLLGRCVEGLVRDMGRIGKGLRLLPLPLESGPLGRYFHVYVCVAALPYVRAYHRERGVPDDISRRTLADLGRGLVLHRRRYGVGGLIAPTWFSLHFHGELFQLGRLQYQRSRVGGREGVALAAAGLPLGPGEPCLDLHIPDYAGPLTPAACDRSLASAHDFFARHFPQERYTAGCCHSWLLDPQLKRYLPADANIVRFQERFRVTSGTGEPEDDLPVRFVFGDPDLPVETLPRRTRLERAVGDHLRAGGHWYSGHGWFTW; encoded by the coding sequence ATGCTGCTGGAAGCGGTGCGGGCGGACGAGAGGCTCGCCGACTGGCTCAAGGGCCTGGAGGAGAAGGAGAGCGCCCCGGGAACCGGTAGGACCGGCCCGACCGACCGGGCCGGCACTCCGGGAGCGGAGGCACGGCCGGCGGACCTGCCGGGACTGCCGGACGCCGACGAGCTGCTCGACGCGTTGGTGGACCTCGCCGTGCCGTACGAGGACATCAACGAGCTGATCGCGCTGCGTGGCACGCTCATGGCGGATGAGGGCGCGGCCTGGCTGCTCGGGCGCTGCGTCGAGGGTCTCGTGCGGGACATGGGGAGGATCGGCAAGGGGCTGAGGCTGCTGCCGCTGCCCCTGGAGTCGGGCCCGCTCGGCCGCTACTTCCATGTGTACGTCTGCGTCGCGGCCCTGCCGTACGTACGCGCGTACCACCGTGAGCGCGGCGTCCCCGACGACATCTCCCGGCGCACCCTGGCGGACCTCGGCCGGGGTCTGGTGCTGCACCGCCGACGGTACGGCGTGGGCGGGCTGATCGCGCCGACCTGGTTCTCGCTGCACTTCCACGGGGAGCTGTTCCAGCTCGGCCGGCTGCAGTACCAGCGCTCCCGCGTGGGCGGCCGGGAGGGCGTCGCGCTCGCGGCGGCCGGTCTGCCGCTGGGCCCCGGGGAGCCCTGCCTCGACCTGCACATTCCCGACTACGCGGGGCCCCTGACACCCGCCGCGTGCGACCGGTCGCTGGCGTCGGCCCACGACTTCTTCGCACGGCACTTCCCGCAGGAGCGCTATACGGCGGGCTGCTGCCACTCCTGGCTCCTCGACCCTCAGCTGAAGCGGTATCTGCCGGCGGACGCCAACATCGTCCGGTTCCAGGAGCGGTTCCGGGTCACCTCCGGCACCGGTGAACCCGAGGACGATCTGCCGGTCCGCTTCGTGTTCGGGGACCCGGACCTGCCCGTGGAGACACTGCCGCGCAGGACGCGTCTCGAACGGGCGGTGGGCGATCATCTGCGGGCGGGTGGGCACTGGTACAGCGGGCACGGGTGGTTCACATGGTGA
- a CDS encoding uracil-DNA glycosylase — protein sequence MGGDGFSGGGGGEGEGLVALDARITGCRACPRLVDWREEVARTRRAAFADQEYWGRPVPGFGPPDAALLIVGLAPAAHGANRTGRMFTGDRSGDVLYAALHEVGLASRGTAVSLDDGLELYGVRITSPVHCAPPENKPTPAERDTCRPWLVRELELLRPTLRAVLVLGGFGWHAALPALAEAGWDVPRPRPAFGHGTHVPLDGLDLFGCFHVSQRNTFTGRLTPAMLREVLCTAGRAAGLDVAP from the coding sequence ATGGGCGGCGACGGCTTCAGCGGGGGTGGCGGTGGTGAGGGCGAGGGGCTCGTCGCGCTCGACGCCCGGATCACCGGGTGCCGGGCCTGCCCCCGGCTGGTCGACTGGCGGGAAGAGGTGGCCCGGACCCGGCGGGCCGCGTTCGCCGACCAGGAGTACTGGGGGCGGCCGGTGCCGGGCTTCGGGCCGCCCGACGCCGCGCTGCTGATCGTCGGGCTCGCACCCGCCGCGCACGGGGCGAACCGGACGGGACGGATGTTCACCGGCGACCGCTCGGGCGACGTGCTGTACGCGGCTCTGCACGAGGTGGGCCTGGCCTCGCGCGGCACGGCGGTCTCCCTGGACGACGGGCTGGAGCTGTACGGCGTACGGATCACCTCCCCGGTGCACTGCGCGCCGCCTGAGAACAAGCCGACGCCGGCCGAGCGCGACACCTGCCGGCCGTGGCTGGTCCGGGAGTTGGAGCTGCTGCGGCCCACCTTGCGGGCGGTGCTGGTGCTCGGTGGGTTCGGCTGGCACGCCGCTCTGCCCGCGCTCGCCGAGGCCGGCTGGGACGTACCCCGGCCACGGCCCGCCTTCGGCCACGGCACCCATGTACCGCTCGACGGGCTCGACCTCTTCGGCTGCTTCCACGTGAGCCAGCGCAACACCTTCACCGGCCGGCTGACCCCCGCCATGCTGCGCGAGGTCCTGTGCACGGCGGGGAGGGCGGCGGGGCTGGACGTCGCCCCGTAG
- a CDS encoding aspartate/glutamate racemase family protein encodes MRIVVTNCNTTQSMTEEIVRGARAAAGPGTTVTGLTPAWGPESAEGWLDSYLSAAAVLDTLRTYEEPYDAVVMAGFGEHGREGARELVDVPVVDITEAAAHLACLLGRRYGVVTTLERTCGQIEDSLDAAGVGRNCAAIVGTGLGVLDLADADRTTRAFLAAGQRARDAGAEVLVLGCAGMTGLQRTVGEKLGVPVVDGVGAAVKLAESLVGLGLTTSRAGSYAKPLPKGRSWGAGAP; translated from the coding sequence GTGCGCATCGTCGTCACCAACTGCAACACGACGCAGTCGATGACCGAGGAGATCGTGCGAGGTGCCCGGGCCGCCGCAGGCCCGGGCACCACCGTGACCGGACTGACCCCCGCCTGGGGTCCCGAGTCCGCGGAGGGCTGGCTCGACAGCTATCTCTCCGCCGCCGCCGTCCTCGACACCCTGCGGACCTACGAGGAACCGTACGACGCCGTCGTCATGGCCGGCTTCGGCGAACACGGGCGCGAGGGCGCGCGCGAGCTGGTGGACGTCCCCGTCGTCGACATCACCGAGGCCGCCGCCCACCTCGCCTGTCTGCTCGGACGGCGCTACGGCGTCGTCACCACGCTCGAACGCACCTGCGGGCAGATCGAGGACAGCCTCGACGCCGCCGGTGTGGGCCGCAACTGCGCGGCGATCGTCGGCACCGGGCTCGGCGTCCTCGACCTCGCCGACGCCGACCGCACCACCCGGGCCTTCCTCGCGGCCGGGCAGCGGGCGCGCGACGCCGGGGCGGAGGTGCTGGTCCTCGGGTGCGCCGGGATGACCGGACTGCAGCGGACGGTGGGGGAGAAGCTGGGGGTGCCGGTCGTCGACGGGGTCGGGGCGGCCGTGAAGCTCGCCGAGTCGCTGGTGGGGCTGGGGCTCACCACCAGCCGGGCCGGGAGCTATGCGAAGCCGTTGCCGAAGGGGAGGAGCTGGGGGGCCGGGGCGCCGTAG
- a CDS encoding DUF7873 family protein yields MAKLNQIIAVEKGVKAKTHQDLTAAHHGLQKPALLAGIARTYQPKDEEGEQLPPESTRVQVRAEDVLRETAGVLTRLFDVTATKDWANCTARADVSVEGRVLVADVPVACLLFLEKQLGEINALVRRLPVLDASEAWAQDPSTDAWKTEAVRTVRTKKVPRNHVKAEATDKHPAQVEVYYEDIPVGYWTTVKFSGALPARRVNEILDRVEKLQQAVKFAREEANGVEVVDQRVGDAVFGYLFG; encoded by the coding sequence GTGGCGAAACTCAATCAGATCATCGCAGTGGAGAAGGGCGTCAAGGCCAAGACCCATCAGGACCTGACGGCCGCTCATCACGGGCTGCAGAAACCGGCTCTGCTGGCCGGTATCGCGCGTACCTATCAGCCGAAGGACGAGGAGGGCGAGCAATTGCCGCCCGAGTCGACCCGGGTACAGGTGCGGGCGGAGGACGTGCTGAGGGAGACGGCCGGGGTTCTCACGCGGCTGTTCGATGTGACCGCCACCAAGGACTGGGCCAACTGCACGGCACGGGCGGATGTGTCGGTCGAGGGACGGGTGCTCGTCGCCGATGTCCCCGTGGCCTGTCTGCTCTTCCTGGAGAAGCAGCTCGGCGAGATCAACGCGCTGGTGCGCAGGCTGCCGGTGCTCGACGCCTCCGAGGCGTGGGCGCAGGACCCGTCCACCGACGCCTGGAAGACCGAGGCCGTGCGGACGGTACGGACGAAGAAGGTGCCGCGCAACCATGTGAAGGCCGAGGCGACCGACAAGCACCCCGCCCAGGTGGAGGTGTACTACGAGGACATCCCGGTCGGTTACTGGACCACCGTGAAGTTCTCCGGAGCCCTGCCCGCCCGGCGCGTCAACGAAATCCTCGACCGCGTCGAGAAGTTGCAGCAGGCCGTGAAGTTCGCGCGGGAGGAAGCGAACGGGGTGGAGGTCGTCGACCAGCGCGTCGGTGACGCCGTTTTCGGCTACCTGTTCGGCTAG